CCATCGTCAGGCCGACGGCCCTACCAGCATGGTCGCGAGTGACGCTGCGCGTGCTCCGAAACTTCACCGGAATGAGCTGGTCGAACTTCCTGGCGTAGTCACCCCATTGGGGACGCCGCTCGTCCGCATTGAGCCAGAACGGCTCCTCTTCCAGCACGATTTGGAGAGCCTCCGGGCCGCGAACCGAGAAGATCGCGCCGTGATCGTCCGTGCTGAGCTCCGGGATCTCCACCACGCCGTATTCTTCGCTGTCTTCGCTGTAACGCCGACGCAGCCTGACCTGCCGACCGGATGTGGCATCCAGGAAGCCATAGCCAACGATCGTTTCGTCATCAGTGTCGGTCTGGGTCATCTGAGGCTCCTTTGGCGCCATGATCGCTCGATAGCTGGAAAGCCAGAAGCGAGCGCCTCAAATCGGCAAAGGCAGGTCGAGAAGGTCAGCCTTCCGGATCACCCTTGGCCCGACGCCGCAGCTGATCCTCCGCAGAGCACGCTGGCCTCCCGGGCTCAGTAGTGAGGTCAGCACCACGCGGCGCCACGCCTGCGGGATACGGATCGCGTAGACGCAGTCACTGAGCGGAGAGGATCCGCGCTCGACCAGGCCGATCTTCTCATGGGACGAACGCCCGACCCTGGCGAGCAGAATGTCGCCGGCGCGCGCGTCCGTCTTTTTTCCGGCACCAGC
The window above is part of the Hyphomicrobiales bacterium genome. Proteins encoded here:
- a CDS encoding conserved hypothetical protein (Evidence 4 : Unknown function but conserved in other organisms) codes for the protein MTQTDTDDETIVGYGFLDATSGRQVRLRRRYSEDSEEYGVVEIPELSTDDHGAIFSVRGPEALQIVLEEEPFWLNADERRPQWGDYARKFDQLIPVKFRSTRSVTRDHAGRAVGLTMETNVELVEHKPLPRFLPKGEIMYDVPRKGAHNDFSPEERYLYMYPLTEHENLQKFVGHDVRLRGDRYEKRHVHRLKIMGDRIAAVLGAREPVVTFDPEVEEPAAPGMR